The sequence GGTTATTTTAGCTACCCTTTGCCATCATTTCAAGGccttttcaataaaatctgttaaatttGGTTCAACAATTGCGGAAATAGGTGTATCAACTAAAAAATGTGCGGGGGTTAAAGTTTGCAAGTCATTTGGATCTTAGGAAAGCGGTGTTAAAGGTCGAGAATTTAAAATTCCTCCTTTTTGATTTGCTACAGTTAGGAATTCTTCTTAAGTCAATTTTAAGTTACCTAGagctcttaaaaaatgaaatttaaagtactTAACTCCTCTCTCCCAAATTCCACCGAAGTGAGCCGATAAGGGAGgaatgaaattccatttaattttttctgagcTTAGATAATCAGTCAGCACATTATCTGGGTTACTAACTATCTTGTATAGTCTCTTCAACTCATTATGGGCACCTACAAAATTACGACCACTGTCtgtaaaaatagtagaaattctGCTTCTTCGTGACATAAATGTTTTTAGGGTAGCTATGCAAGAATATGATGTTAAGtctgaaacaatttcaaaatgtacTGCTCTCGttacaaaacatacaaaaattgaaacataaattttttgaagacgtccttttctttgaaacttatttttaataaaaaacgaaCCATAGAAATCTTCTCCAGTATATTGAATGGTAACGAAGGATTACAACGTTCTGCGGGTAAATCACCCATTTTTTGAATAGACAGGTGAGGATTATATCGGGAACAAGTAATACAGTTATGAACAATACTGCGAGCTATATCTCTGCCCCCAATGGGCCAATACATCTGTCTAGTTAAATGAAGTAAAGTTTGGGCTCcaatatgacaatttttaagatgaatactttgcataattaatttagTAAGGATATGAGTTTTAGgtaaaataataggaaattttaCCTGAAATGGTATGTTGGCATTTCTAAGTCTGCCTCCTACTCTACTCTAATTACATTAGAACCTTCTTCTAAAAAAGGGAATACCTTTTTCTATTTGCTAGAAAGGTTTACCTGTTTACCACTTGCTAAGTTTTTGAAGTCATCAGCAAGAACATTTTGTTGTACAAGGGAAATTAATTTAAGTTCTGCTTCCTCAATTTTCTTTGAGGCGAGTGAGTCCTTCATCTTCTTGTTTCTGCAGTTTCCTAGAAATCTGAGTAGAAAACTGAAAACACGTATTAATTTGTCATACTTATTACTAACATTATAAAGAGAGTaagaaaatctgaatttaaagtcAGTAAGGTGTGAGTGGTATTGTCCTTGAGTTCCAATAAAAATTGGGAATCTTGAGATGCATCAATCATTTGTTGGTCAGCAGAGTTCACAGAAAAGGTAGTTCTTGAAGGAAAGGTGGTCCATTCCACCATAAATAGTTATCAATCAGTTGTTTTGGAACTAATCCTCTCGTTATCACATCTGCGGAATTTAAAATGGAGGAAACATGCTGCCAATTGTTGTTCTGTGACAGTTGTTGTATTTTTCCCACTCTATTTGCAACAGATGTCTTGAGACGATGTGGTGGTGTTTGAATCCAGGCTAGGGAAATAGTAGAATCTGTGTACATCACTGAGCTATCAATTTGCAGATGTAAAGCTTTTTCAACCTTGGCCTTTAGTTGAGCGGTGAGAAGACATCCAAAAAGTTCCAATCTGGGAATGGAGACAGTCTTTAATGGGGAGACTCGAGATTTGCTGCATACAAGTCTAGATGTGACTATATCATTGGCACCGATGCATTGTAGATAAATAATTGCTCCATATGCGATTTCACTGGCGTTTGAGAAacaatgaagaattaattttataggaGTTCCATTCAAAATCCATCTTGGATTTTTTACTTGCTCAAGAGCCTTAAGGGATTGAACTAAATGAATCCACTCTTTACCAATGACTGGAGGAAGGGGGTCGTCAAATGTAAGTTTTTGCAACCACACTTTTTggagaaaaatcttcattttagagATAACTGGTCCCAGTAGACCCAAGGGCTCATACAGTTTGGCAATGACTGAGAGCACGGCTCGTTTTGTATGCTTAGATTCATTTTCATACTTGACTGTGAATATGAATAAATCCTCGAAAGGCTTCCAATGCATGCCACGAGCTTTTGAGACCTGCCCATCTATAGGAAAAGTGTTTTCAGGATTAGAAGTTGGAAAACCATTTAAAAGTTCCTGTGAGTTTGAAGTCCATTTATGTAAGGACATTCCTGCTCTTGCGAACATAATTATCAGCTGTTGTAAAATTTGAGTAGTTTGGATATCCGGGGTGCTTGTAATTCCATCATCCATGTAAAGGTCCCGTAAAACCATTTCCGATGCTAACGGAAAGTCCGATGCTTCATCTAAAGCTAATTGTTTAATGGTGCGTATGGCAAGGTGAGGTGCACATGAAGTGCCATATGTCACAGTTTTTAATCTAAATGTCACTTCTTGATGGGAGTTTTCCTCAAACCATAAAATTCGTAAATAGTCTCATTGATGTGGCACAACTAAAATAAGACGAAACATCTTTTGAATGTCAAATGTAAAGGCAAACTTGTGTGTTCTGAaccttaatattaattcaaaaatgtcctCAACAACATCACCTTTaccaataaatcatttaatgaaactcCATTAGAGCTAGGGAAGCTAGCATTGAAGACTACTCTTAGGGAGGTGCTTGCGGATCCTTCCCGGTAGACTCCCTGATgaggtaaaaaataattgatttctggTAATTCATCTTCCATTACTCTTTCCATGTGACCAAGAGCTTCATATTCCTCAGTGAATTCAGAATAGAGTTTCTTCATTTACGGgtttttctttaaccctttaattaaatgtttcaattttttacaatttgttaagcttacaatttttttaatttttttacacactTTAAGCTCTTTGTAGAACCTTAAGATGTTGTAGCATTGCagccaacatttttttattattctttttgatcaTAAAATGCAACTTTTCCCCACTATTGCCGAACtaaaatctaaacaatttttttaaattctcattttacaaaatacatcTTTTCCCCACTATTACAAaactaaaatctgaaaataaaaattagaggtCATTTTTGTTCTACCCCAACTGGTATTTCGCAGTTGCCGGCAACGGAAGGGCTGAGATACATTTGTATGACGAAAGGTATGCAAACAGAACCGTGCCGAATTACTAAATGTTTCAGAAATTGCACCTTGATCTTTGAGAGTACGGATCATTCTGCCGTAGCAGACATGATACAGAGCCTCAGCGAACGATACACATACCTGCCTTCAATGAGGAGAATTTACTTCTAGTTAAGGAAACTCCTATTCCAAGCACTCGAACCATTGACTTGTGATATCGCAGAATTTCAATTCAGCCTGTGGCACAGATTGAACAAGCAGCATTCGCATCCACGTTTCGCATCCACACGtccagtttttaaaataagctcATTTCTAAATGACTTCGTTATTAATATTGCTTTGCAGcataaatttcttattagatCAAATGTATTtggaatcaaaatataaagtaagaaaaGCAAAAGACAAATGGTTCAGAAAAATAGGCTCCTTATGGCAAAAGACAATTTGgattgaaaatttcattctatttagaatatatatatatatatatatattcgaattcccttctcaaacataaaattttacaccaaatattgtttgaaaatggataaggtaggaaataaaaaaaatagctgtcGAATGATTTTAGTATACATGGTGCACCAATCAATCGAGgctattaattattatagttatgATCATAACTCAGAAATAAATTAACACATTGCAATGGAGTTTTCCATGTTATCTTTCATAGCGTTCCTAATAATGTTtgcaaagtttcaaatttataacacgaaatttaataaataaataatttgatgccTCTTTGTCACCTTAAATACAGAATGGAATGTATAAACAAAGTAGTAGAGTAATTATTGATATGAAAGCAGTGCTTCTTTACATATAATATGCAATGTTATTAAGCTATcatattcagttttttattattttttccattaatacaCACATTTTGTTGGAtatataaatacttgaaaaaagatGTATATATAACGTCCGAGGTATAAAGTGCGGTTATATTCTTattagtatctttaaaaaaattttggtgttcctttatttaatgaaaatgtaagaTTACACTTGTAATGTTATATTGTAGATTCATCGCAATATCTATGAGGTttttactttctgaaattttaaacaaacctTGTATCTTAATGGAACTGAGTATATtctatcataaatatataataattcctaTCCATCAATATTGTACGTTTTATTATAGTAcgttttaattctaattctaattttgagatataaatgtttttttttactaaataccttcaatattccaaataaaaagaatgagactatttctagatttaaaaaaacaaatgttatGAATGACTAAGGAAGTTTTTGCACACAATAAAGTGAAAACGTTACATAAAACAGATATACGACTGCGTGCAACCTATCAGAagtgtcaaatttaaattaaattactgcatgactaaactaaatatttaccaaaaaaaagatttcccgtgatcaaaaacataaaaaatatcctttaaatatttttcgcataaattaattgaataaagtaCAGTCTATATACGTTAATTCACTAAGAATCCTTcgattgttctttaaaaaaagaaataacattagtGATGTATAAGctaacatttattttcacttgATAAAGGATCATTCAGTTTGTAAgtggaaagtttaaatatatcatcataaacttctactaattttttaaaaactttttatgtgCAATGTTTGGAaacgtgttattttttttaaagtagcgaaccattgttaaataatatttaataacagtcGGGTGCAGTTCAAATCTACAACtgcaaaatgcaaatttaatagtCCCTGAGAATCATTGGATGCAGGAGAAAAAACAATGTCGTGAAACCAGCGGAAATCGTGGGATAAACACTTTGAGGATTAATAATTGCCGATACTcggaatttctttttcatttgcatGATTTAGCATTCCTAAAATATCAGTTTGTCTTGAAAAAGAATTCTCCCtctaaaaaatgtctttataaaatagaaaatataaaaacgatTTTGAAAATGCCTACTGATATCTTTTAATGACTGACAAGCTGTTTACAATGATGAAACTTTTAGAGTTATCTTTTAACAAGTTGTCAGTTCTTAATTGCTTTTATATCTAcgtcttaaaaattaattaactaaaggGATTTTAGCCGTTTCCACTAGAACCTTGTTCGTTATTCTGTTATTGCATATGTTTTGAGTATTAAAATTAAGTCACaagtaaattacataaaaatataatgctaacgttgcaattgttatttttttttttttgcacaatcgtaagaaaaattattattgtcaatttaaaattatgtccGTAATGACTGATATGTTATAATTGTTGTTCaagtatataaattaatgttttactgGTGAAGTAAAATTTAGTAACTCTATCAATACGGGAAAGCAGAAAATCCCTTTTAGAACCCCTCTGAATTACCTAGATAATTACTGCCTAATTTGTATTTCTTCCACtaagtgtgattgattgaatacctaTGATTGCTACTTGCTTTGTTCGTTACAGACACTTGCCAAACGTATTTCAGGGAAGCATTGTAAGAACACTTAAAGGATAGTCCGTGGTACGTTCTTTCTTTGGTAAAGACGCTCCCCCATGTTGATTATGGGGAAGTTTTCTATAAACACTCAAAGGATGTCAGAGCACAAATTTGCAAAATAGATAGTAGCAGATACCTCTTTCATATAAGAGCCGCTTAAGACCACAGACTGCAAATGGAAATTTTGAGTGggatggaaatttttttctgatttttgaaagagaaactttGGCTTTCCAGTATTTTGAGGTACTGGACAAAAatgttcgaaaaaataaaaaagagttaaactttaatatatatatatatatatatatatatatatatatatatatatatatatatatatatatatatatatatatatatatatatatatatatatatatatatatatatatatatatatatatatatatatatatatatatatatatatatatatgtatgagataaaaatgaaattttaatttaatttttgatagtaAATTACACCTATGCCGAATTTTGGTActtatatggaaaataataacagcgtgataatttttaataaaaaataaacagataaattttaGGATATAACTCAATACattgaattgcaaaatataataattataagataaatttcataatgagtacgcaaaaatgaaaataaaaaagtgtccttgaaattatttacatataaaagcaATTCTACACAACTGTTTAGTTCACATACTGATTAAAAAACAGAATATGAACAAAATGATTCTTATTAAAGGAAATTGCTGGggataatgcatat comes from Argiope bruennichi chromosome 2, qqArgBrue1.1, whole genome shotgun sequence and encodes:
- the LOC129962275 gene encoding uncharacterized protein LOC129962275 codes for the protein MKKLYSEFTEEYEALGHMERVMEDELPEINYFLPHQGVYREGSASTSLRVVFNASFPSSNGVSLNDLLENSHQEVTFRLKTVTYGTSCAPHLAIRTIKQLALDEASDFPLASEMVLRDLYMDDGITSTPDIQTTQILQQLIIMFARAGMSLHKWTSNSQELLNGFPTSNPENTFPIDGQVSKARGMHWKPFEDLFIFTVKYENESKHTKRAVLSVIAKLYEPLGLLGPVISKMKIFLQKVWLQKLTFDDPLPPVIGKEWIHLVQSLKALEQVKNPRWILNGTPIKLILHCFSNASEIAYGAIIYLQCIGANDIVTSRLVCSKSRVSPLKTVSIPRLELFGCLLTAQLKAKVEKALHLQIDSSVMYTDSTISLAWIQTPPHRLKTSVANRVGKIQQLSQNNNWQHVSSILNSADVITRGLVPKQLIDNYLWWNGPPFLQELPFL